GACGGAGCACGGCGGAGCCGCACCCGGTGGGGGCGGCTCCGCCGTACCGTCTCGCGCGGCGCCGGCTACAGCGCCGACGCGGCCTTGGCTATGTCCTTGGCGAAGGTGCTGACCTCGGTGTAGACACCGGGAACGCCGGAGCGGGCGCAGCCGTCGCCCCAGCTGACGATGCCGACCTGGATCCACTTGCCCGCGTCGTCCTTGCGGAACATCGGGCCGCCCGAGTCGCCCTGGCAGGTGTCGATGCCGCCGCTGGCGTAGCCGGCGCACAGCTCCTGCTTGGGCACCAGCCGGTTGCCGTAGTGCCACTTGCACGCGCGGTCGCTGACGAACGGCACGTTGGCCTTCTGCAGCTTCGTCGTGCCGGTGCCGGCGCCCTCCCGGACGTCGCCCCAGCCCGCGATCGTGAAGGTGCCGCGGTTGTACTTCGCCGTGGTGGCGATCTTCAGCGTGGGCCGGTCGATCGGCTTGGCGAGCTTGATCAGCGCCCAGTCCTTGCCGACGCCGTCGTAGCCGGGCGCCACCTTGACCTTGGTCGACTTGACCTTGATCGCGCCGGAGGAGTTCAGGTCGGCGACACCCGCGGTGACGGTGATGCGGGTGTTGTTGCCGGAGCCGTCCATGCAGTGGGCGGCGGTGAGGACGATGTCCTTCTTGTAGAGCGCCCCGCCGCAGCCCATGGAGAGGTGCACCATGAAGGGGAACTCGTTCTGCGCGGCGGGCTTTCCGCCGATGACGCGCGCGTCGGCGGCGTGCGCGGCGCTGACCGGCTGGAGGCTGGCGACCGCCAGGGCGACGGCTCCGGCCGCGGCCGCCTTCTTCGCCAGCGCCAGGCCGCCTCTCTTGGCGGCGATGGTCGTGGTATGGGTCAACGTACGTCCTTTCGTGGGGGGTTGGGCGGCTCGCAGTATGTGATCAGACGGCGTCCATGACAAGGACGGATCTCACGTCCCCCGGAAGGAACCCCTCGGGCGAAAATCCGCTCCCCTGCTCGTAGAGTGGAAACCGGGTTCGAGGCGTCCTGGGGGTCGGCGTGGCCAACGGCGGACCGGTCGAGCACGGCTACCCGCACCTGGAGACGGTGCGGGCCGCCGTCACCGCGCTGTACCGGCGCCTGTCCCACGACACCGTGCGCACCTTCGCGGCCAGCGTGGCCCCGGCCGACGTGGCCTTCTGCGACACGGACGACCTGTACCTCGGCGCCCAGCGGGTGGCCCGCGAACTGGTGCGGCACTACCGGCTGCCGGACGCCCGGCTCGTCGTGAGCTTCCGTGAGATGCCGCACGCCGCGAGCGTCGAACTCGCCGCGGGCCCCGAGTACTTCGTGGAGCTGAACGACCGCTTCCGCACCCATCGGCGGGACATCGGCGCCGCCCTCGCCCACGAGGTGACGCACGTCTATCTGCACCGGCTGGGCCTGGCGTTCCCCGGGACCCGCGACAACGAGGTCCTGACGGACACCACGACGGCCTACCTGGGGGCGGGCTGGCTGCTGCTGGACGCCTACCGGGAGGACGCGGTGTCCAGCCAGAAGCTCGGCTATCTGACCCCCGAGGAGTTCGGGTACGTGCTCGCCAAGCGCGCGCTGGTCTTCGGCGAGGACCCGTCGGTCTGGTTCACCAGTCCGCAGGCGTACACGGCGTACACCGAGGGCCTGGCCCTGGCCCGCCGGGACGGGCAGCAGCCGCCGCTGACGGCGGCCGGCTGGGCGGGCCGCCGCCGCTACGCCCGCGACCGGCGGCACGCCCAGGACACGCGGACCGTCGTCACCGCGCCGGACACGCCCTACACGTTCACGGCCGACGCCCTGGGCCCGCTGCGGGTGTCGTTCCCCTGTCCGACGTGCCACCAGCGGATCAGGGTGCCGGTGCGCGGGCGGGTGCGGGCGAGGTGCGCGCTGTGCCGGACGGTGCTGGAGTGCGACACGTAGGGGCCGGGTTCAGCGGGGTGCCGGGCCGCGGCCCTGGAACCCGCCGTCAGCGGGGAGCAGTCCGAGCGGCTGCCGTGACCGGCAGGACGCCCGCGGCGCGGGCCGCCGCCAGCCAGGCCGGGAACTCGCCCACCAGCCGGTCGTACAGCTCGGCGTCGGAGACCTTCGAGGGGTCCTCGCCCGCCGGGAAGAACCCGGCGTTGTCCACCACCCGCCGGCCGGGCACCGGCAGCTCGTCGAGCCTGCGCAGGAAGTCGAACTGCCGGCTGTCCGGGTCGCCGAAGCCGATGAACTGCCAGAACAGCGGGAGCCGGGACGCCTTGCACAGGTACCGTTCGGCGGCGGGCTTGTCGGCCGGGCCGCCGTCGGTCTGGAAGACGACCAGGGCGGGGTCGGTGGCGCCGCTGTCGAGGTAGTGGTCGATGACGGCGTCCATCGCCAGGTGGTAGGCGGTCCTGCCCATGTGCCCGAGCCCGGCCGCGATCCGCTCGATCCGCCCCCGGTGGCCGGCGAGCGCGATGTCGGTGACGGCGTCGATCCCGGTGGAGAAGAAGACCACCGGCACCCGGCCGTCGTCGTCGAGGTGGGCGGAGAGCCCGAGCACCCGGTCGGCGAGCGCCTGCACACTGCCGTCCCTGTAGTACGGCCGCATGGACCCGGAGTGGTCGACCACCAGGTAGACGGCGGCACGCTGCCCGTCCAGCCCGTGCTGCGCGAGCGACACCCCGGCGCTCTTGTAGAGGTTCACCAGCGCGGGAGCGGTCTCCCGCACCGTGTCGAGGCTGATCGCCGCCATACCGTCTCCCCCTTGATCGCCGCGCTCCCGGCCGCCGAGCGTACGGCACCCTGAGGCCCGGGGCCCCGCCGTCCCCGCCCCTCCACGGCATTCGTTATTTTGTTCGCCGCCGACCCCACCGGCTCGACCGTCACCAGCCCTATCGAGGAGCCGGCCCTGAAACCCGAGTCCACCCCCACGACCTGCCGCCGCCTCACCTCCCGGCAGGGCCGCTTCGGCGGCCTCCCGGCGGGCGGCGCGGTGACCGCGGCGTACGCGATCGCGCCCCGGGGCCCGCGCCGGGCCCCGCGCCACGCCGCCGCCTGCGCCGGGCCGCCGGCGCTGCGCCTGCCGCCGGCTCACGGAAGGGCGTCCCAGCCGGCCGGCGGGACGGTGTGACATGAAGAGAACCGGTTGTCTTCTCCTCGCGGCCGTGCCCGTGCTCGTCACGGCGGCGGCCGCCCTCCTCTTCCCGGCCGGCTCCTCCGAGGTGCCCGGGGAGCGGGCCGCCGCCTCCCAGCAGGCCAGGGAGGACGCCAAGGCGAAGGCCGAACGGGCCGCGGCGGCCGAACGCGCCGCCGACGACAAGGTGATCGCGGGCCTGCCGCCCGGCCTCGCCGCCCCCGGCGAGCGGGAGCTGGCGCACCGGATCCTGGCCACGTCCACGGCCTCCACGCTGGACTGGCGCGCCTCCTACGGCTCCATCGAGGACCACGGCGACGGCCGGGGCTACACCGCGGGCATCGCCGGGTTCTGCACCGGCACCCACGATCTGCTCGCCCTGGTGGAGCGCTACACCGAGGACCACCCGGACAACGGCCTCGCCCGCTATCTGCCCGCCCTGCGCGCGGTCGACGGCACGGACTCGCACGAGGGCCTGGACCCCGGCTTCACCGAGGCATGGAAGGCCGAGGCGGAGGTGCCCGCCTTCCAGCGGGCCCAGGAGGAGGAGCGCGACCGCGTCTACTTCGACCCGGCGGTGCGGCTCGCCAAGCTGGACGGCCTCGGCACGCTCGGCCAGTTCGTCTACTACGACGCGATGGTCTTCCACGGGCCCGACACCGGCCCGGAGGGGTTCTACGGCATGCGCGAGCTCGCGCTGGACGAGGCCGCCACCCCCGCCACGGGCGGCGACGAGACGGCGTACCTGGACGCCTTCCTCGACATCCGCCGCGACGCCATGCTCGCCAGGAAGGCGACCGCGGACACCTCCCGCATCGACACCGCGCAGCGCCGCTGGCTGAACGCGGGCAACCTGGAGCTGAACACCCCGCTGGAGTGGTCGATGTACGGGGAGACGTACAAGGTGCCGTAGGGCTGCGGGCCGTGGGCGCCGCGGGAAAGGCGGCGGCGCCTGCCCGGTCGTCCGGTCGGGGACAAGGGGCAGGCGCCGTCTGTGTTCCGTACGCCTTTGTACGGGACGTGTGCGGGTGACCCTCGGGTCACCGTCGTGGCCGTCAGACCGTCAGCGCGCGGTCCGTCGGGCGGATCGGGGCCGGCAGCTCGCTGGCACCGGTCAGGAAGCGGTCCACGCCGCGGGCGGCCGAGCGGCCCTCGGCGATCGCCCACACGATGAGCGACTGGCCGCGGCCCGCGTCACCGGCGACGAAGACACCGGGCACGTTCGTCTGGAAGTCGGCGTCACGGGCGATGTTACCCCGCTCGTCGAGTTCCAGCCCGAACTGCTCGACCAGGCCGTTCTCCCGGTCGGTGCCGGTGAAGCCCATCGCCAGGGTGACCAGCTGGGCGGGGATCTTGCGCTCCGTGCCCGGCTTCTGGGTCAGCTTGCCGTCGACGAACTCCACCTCGACCAGGTGCAGCCACTGGACGTTGCCGTCCTCGTCGCCCTCGAAGTGGGTGGTGGAGACGGAGTAGACCCGCTCGCCGCCCTCCTCGTGGGCGCTGGTGACCTTGTACAGCATCGGGAAGGTCGGCCACGGCTGGTGCGGCGCGCGGTCCTCGCCCGGCTTCGGCATGATCTCCAGCTGCGTCACCGAGGCCGCGCCCTGGCGGTGGGCGGTGCCCACGCAGTCCGCGCCGGTGTCGCCGCCGCCGATGACCACGACGTGCTTGCCCTCGGCCGTGATGGGGGGCGCCACGAAGTCGCCCTCCTGCACCTTGTTGGCCAGCGGCAGGTACTCCATGGCCTGGTGGATGCCCTTGAGCTCGCGGCCCGGCACCGGCAGGTCGCGCGCGGTCGTCGCGCCGACCGCCAGGACCACCGCGTCGTACCGCTTCTTCAGGTCCGTCGCCTTCAGGTCTCGGCCGATCTCGACGCCGGTGCGGAAGCGGGTGCCCTCCGCGCGCATCTGCTCGATACGGCGGTTGATGTGCCGCTTCTCCATCTTGAACTCGGGGATGCCGTAACGGAGGAGGCCCCCGATGCGGTCCGCGCGCTCGTAGACGGCGACCGTGTGCCCGGCCCGGGTCAGCTGCTGGGCGGCGGCGAGGCCGGCCGGGCCCGAGCCGACGACGGCGACGGTCTTGCCCGACAGGCGCTCCGGGATCTGCGGGGCGACGTCCCCGGTCTCCCACGCCTTGTCGATGATCGACACCTCGACGTTCTTGATGGTGACCGGCGGCTGGTTGATGCCGAGCACACACGCCGACTCGCAGGGAGCCGGGCACAGCCGGCCGGTGAACTCCGGGAAGTTGTTGGTGGCGTGCAGGCGCTCCTGCGCGGCCGACCAGTCCTCGCGGTAGGCGTAGTCGTTCCACTCGGGGATCAGGTTCCCCAGCGGACAGCCGTTGTGGCAGAAGGGGATGCCGCAGTCCATGCAGCGGCTGGCCTGCTTGCTGATGATCGGCAGCAGCGAGCCGGGGACGTAGACCTCGTTCCAGTCCCGGACGCGCTCCTCGACGGGGCGGGACCTGGCGACCTCGCGGCCGTGGTTCAGAAAGCCCTTCGGGTCAGCCATTGATCGCCGCCTCCATCATCTTCTCGGTGATCTCGGACTCGGGGAGACCGGCTCGCTCGGCGGCGTCCTTGGCGGCGAGCACTGCCTTGTACGTACGGGGGATGATCTTGCTGAAGCGCTCGGCGGCGGAGTCCCAGTCCGCGAGCAGCTTCTCGGCGACGGTCGAGCCCGTCTCCTCGTGGTGGCGGCGCACCACGTCGTGCAGCCACTGCCGGTCGGACTCGTCCAGCGCCTCGACGGAGTCCAGGTTGCCGGCGTTGACGTTGTCGCGGTCCAGGTCGATGACGTAGGCGACACCGCCGGACATGCCGGCCGCGAAGTTGCGGCCCGTCTCGCCGAGGACCACCGCGTGGCCGCCGGTCATGTACTCGCAGCCGTGGTCGCCCACGCCCTCGGAGACCACCAGCGCGCCGGAGTTGCGGACGCAGAAGCGCTCGCCGACCTTGCCGCGCAGGAACATCTCGCCGCCGGTGGCGCCGTAGCCGATGGTGTTGCCGGCGATGACGCTGTACTCGGCGAGGTGGTCGGCGCCGCGGTCCGGGCGGACCACGATGCGGCCGCCCGAGAGGCCCTTGCCGACGTAGTCGTTGGCGTCGCCCTCCAGGCGCAGCGTGACACCGCGCGGCACGAAGGCGCCGAAGGACTGGCCGGCGGAGCCGGTGAAGGTGATGTCGATGGTGTCGTCGGGCAGGCCCGCGCCGCCGAACCGCTTCGTCACCTCGTGGCCGAGCATGGTGCCGACCGTGCGGTTGATGTTGCGGATGGCGACCTGGGCGCGCACCGGCTGGGCCGCGCCGGCGTCGCTCGCGGCGAGCGCGTCGGCGGCCAGCTTGATCAGCTCGTTGTCCAGCGCCTTCTCCAGGCCGTGGTCCTGGGCGACCAGGGCGTGGCGGACCGCGCCCTCGGGCAGCTCGGGGACGTGGAACAGCGGCTCCAGGTCCAGGCCCTGCGCCTTCCAGTGGTCGACCGCGCGCTCGACGTCCAGCACCTCGGCGTGGCCGACGGCCTCCTCGATGGAGCGGAAGCCCAGCTCGGCCAGCAGCTCGCGGACCTCCTCGGCGATGAACCGGAAGAAGTTGACGACGTACTCGGCCTTGCCGGAGAAGCGGTCGCGCAGGACCGGGTTCTGGGTGGCGATGCCGACCGGGCAGGTGTCCAGGTGGCAGACGCGCATCATGACGCAGCCGGAGACGACGAGCGGCGCGGTCGCGAAACCGAACTCCTCGGCGCCGAGCAGCGCCGCGATGACCACGTCGCGGCCGGTCTTCAGCTGGCCGTCGGTCTGCACCACGATGCGGTCGCGCAGGCCGTTGAGCAGCAGGGTCTGCTGGGTCTCGGCGAGGCCCAGCTCCCAGGGGCCGCCCGCGTGCTTCAGCGAGGTGAGCGGGGAGGCACCGGTGCCGCCGTCGTGACCGGAGATCAGCACGACGTCCGCGTGCGCCTTGGACACACCCGCCGCGACCGTGCCGACGCCGACCTCGGAGACCAGCTTGACGTGAATGCGCGCCCGGGGGTTGGCATTCTTCAGGTCGTGGATCAGCTGGGCCAGGTCCTCGATCGAGTAGATGTCGTGGTGCGGCGGCGGCGAGATCAGGCCGACGCCCGGCGTCGAGTGACGGGTCCTGGCCACCCACGGGTAGACCTTGTGGCCGGGCAGCTGGCCGCCCTCGCCGGGCTTGGCGCCCTGGGCCATCTTGATCTGGATGTCGTCGGCGTTGACCAGGTACTCGGAGGTGACGCCGAAGCGGCCGGAGGCCACCTGCTTGATCGACGACCGGCGCGCCGGGTCGTACAGGCGCTCCGGGTCCTCGCCGCCCTCACCGGTGTTGGACTTGCCGCCCAGCTGGTTCATGGCGATGGCGAGGGTCTCGTGCGCCTCCTTGGAGATGGAGCCGTACGACATGGCACCCGTCGAGAAGCGCTTGACGATCTCGGAGACCGGCTCGACCTCCTCGACCGGGATCGGCTTGCGGTCCGACTTGAAGCCGAACAGGCCGCGCAGCGTCATCAGCCGCTCGGACTGCTCGTTCACGCGCTCGGTGTACTTCTTGAAGATGTCGTAGCGGCCGGAGCGCGTGGAGTGCTGGAGGCGGAAGACCGTCTCCGGGTCGAACAGGTGCGGCTCGCCCTCGCGGCGCCACTGGTACTCGCCGCCGATCTCCAGCGCGCGGTGCGCGGGAGCGATGCCGGAGGCCGGGTAGGCCTTGGCGTGGCGGGCGGCGACCTCCTTGGCGATGACGTCGATGCCGACGCCGCCGATCTTGGTGGCGGTGCCGTTGAAGTACTTCTCGACGAAGGCCTGGTCCAGGCCGACCGCCTCGAAGACCTGGGCGCCGCGGTAGGAGGCGACGGTCGAGATGCCCATCTTGGACATGACCTTCAGCACGCCCTTGCCGAGGGCGTGGATGAGGTTGCGGATGGCCTGCTCGGGCTCGATGCCCGGCAGGAAGGTGCCCGCGCGGACCAGGTCCTCGACGGACTCCATCGCCAGGTACGGGTTGACGGCGGCGGCGCCGTAGCCGATGAGGAGGGCGACGTGGTGGACCTCGCGGACGTCGCCGGCCTCGACCAGCAGGCCCACCTGGGTGCGCTGCTTGGTGCGGATGAGGTGGTGGTGGACGGCCGCGGTGAGCAGCAGCGACGGGATCGGCGCGTGCTCGGCGTCGGAGTGCCGGTCGGACAGGACGATCAGCCGGGCGCCGTTCTCGATGGCGGCGTCGGCCTCGGCGCAGATCTCCTCGATGCGCGCGGCGAGCGCGTCCCCGCCGCCGGAGACCCGGTAGAGGCCGGAGAGGGTCGCGGCCTTCATGCCGGGCATGTCGCCGTCGGCGTTGATGTGGATGAGCTTGGCCAGCTCGTCGTTGTCGATCACCGGGAAGGGCAGCACGACGCTGCGGCAGGACGCGGCGGTCGGCTCCAGCAGGTTGCCCTGCGGGCCCAGCGACGAGCGCAGGGAGGTGACCAGCTCCTCGCGGATCGCGTCCAGCGGCGGGTTGGTGACCTGCGCGAAGAGCTGGGTGAAGTAGTCGAAGAGCAGCCGGGGGCGCTCGGAGAGGGCGGCGATCGGCGAGTCGGTGCCCATCGAGCCGATCGGCTCGGCGCCGCTCTTGGCCATGGGGGCCAGGATGACGCGCAGCTCCTCCTCGGTGTAGCCGAAGGTCTGCTGGCGGCGGGTGACCGAGGCGTGGGTGTGCACGATGTGCTCACGCTCGGGCAGGTCGCCCAGCTCGATCTCGCCGGCCTCCAGCCACTCGGCGTACGGCGCCTCGGCGGCCAGCTGGGCCTTGATCTCGTCGTCCTCGATGATGCGGTGCTCGGCGGTGTCGACGAGGAACATCCTGCCGGGCTGGAGGCGGCCCTTGCGGACCACCTTGGCCGGGTCGATGTCGAGGACGCCGACCTCGGAGCCGAGGACGACGAGGCCGTCGTCGGTGACCCAGTAGCGGCCGGGGCGCAGCCCGTTGCGGTCGAGCACGGCGCCGACCTGGGTGCCGTCGGTGAAGGTGACGCAGGCCGGGCCGTCCCAGGGCTCCATCATCGTGGAGTGGTACTGGTAGAAGGCGCGCCGGGCCGGGTCCATGGAGTCGTGGTTCTCCCACGCCTCCGGGATCATCATCAGCACGGAGTGCGGCAGCGAACGGCCGCCGAGGTGGAGCAGCTCCAGCACCTCGTCGAAGGACGCGGAGTCGGAGGCGTCCGGGGTGCACACCGGGAAGATGCGGTCCAGCTCGCGCTCGCCGAACAGGTCGGAGACGAGCTGGGACTCGCGGGCGCGCATCCAGTTGCGGTTGCCCTTGACGGTGTTGATCTCACCGTTGTGCGCGACGAACCGGTACGGGTGTGCGAGCGGCCACGAGGGGAAGGTGTTCGTGGAGAACCGGGAGTGCACGAGCGCGATCGCGGAGCCGAAGCGGCGGTCGGACAGGTCCGGGAAGAACGGCTCGAGCTGCCCGGTGGTCAGCATGCCCTTGTAGACGATGGTCCGCGCGGACAGCGACGGGAAGTAGACGCCCGCCTCGCGCTCGGCGCGCTTGCGCAGCACGAACGCCTTGCGGTCCAGGACGATGCCCGTGGACCGCCCGTCGGTGACGAAGAGCTGGCGGAAGACCGGCATGGTCGAGCGGGCGGTCGCGCCGAGCAGGTCGGGGGCGACCGGGACCTCTCGCCAGCCGAGGACCGTGAGGCCCTCCTCGCCGGCGATCGCCTCGATGCGCGAGACGGCGTCGGCGGTGCCGTCCTCCGGCAGGAAGGCGATGCCGACGGCGTAGGCACCGGCCTCGGGCAGCGGGAATCCGGCCACCTCGCGGAAGAAGGCGTCCGGCACCTGGGAGAGGATGCCCGCGCCGTCGCCGGAGTCCGGCTCGGAGCCGGTGGCACCCCGGTGTTCGAGGTTGCGCAGGACGGTGAGTGCCTGCTCGACCAGGGTGTGGGACGCCTCGCCGGTCAGGGTGGCGACGAAGCCGACGCCACAGGCGTCGTGCTCGTTGCGGGGGTCGTACATACCCTGCGCAGCAGGGCGAGCATCCATGAAGGACCAGTTCTGGCCATTCGCGGAGTGCTGGGACGGCTGGCGCGGCGTACGCATCGGCTCTCCCGTCGTCGTCATGTGGCTGGTGGTACCTCCCAGGCCCGTAGGGCTCTGGGGGAGCTGCCGAGGGACGACGTTGGCCCTCTGCGGATCTGCGATGAGATCAAAATTTCGTGCAGGTTACATGATGGAGCGGTTCTCGGGAACCGGATACTCCGTTCCAGCATGCGGACGCCGCGGTGGCGGCAGGTGCCGCGTTCGCGGCGGAGGTCTGGGGGACCGATGCGGACAGATCGGTGTCCGACGGCCCGTGGCGGGGGGAGCAGCGTCGCTCACCCCGCGGGTGCGCCGCAGGCCTCATTGCCCGAAGCGCTTACGGCTCATGCCCGGTGGCCGAACGTACGAAACCAACGAGTAACGGCTACTTATGCGGCCCATCGCATAAGTTCCAGCCGCGTCATCCTACGGCCACACCGAACGCCATGCCCAGGGCGTACGTCACACCGGCCGCGGCACCACCCAGCGCGAGCTGGCGCAGACCGCTGAACCACCAGCTCCGCGCGGTCACCTTGGCCACCACCGCACCGCACAGGAACAGGCCGAGCAGCGCGAGCAGCACGGCCGGCCACAGCGCGCTCGCCCCCAGCAGGTACGGCAGTACGGGCAGCAGGGCGCCCAGCGCGAAGGAGCCGAAGCTCGACACCGCGGCGACCAGCGGCGACGGCAGATCGCCGGGGTCGATGCCCAGTTCCTCGCGGGCGTGTATCTCCAGCGCCTGCTCGGGGTCCTCCGACAGCTGCCGCGCCACCTCCCGCGCGAGGCCCGGGTCGACATCGCGCGACACGTACAGCGCGGCCAGCTCCGCCTCCTCGTCCTTGGGGTGCCGGCGCAGCTCGCGCCGCTCCACGTCCAGCTCGGCCTCGACCAGCTCCCGCTGGGAGGCCACGGAGGTGTACTCGCCGGCCGCCATGGAGAAGGCGCCGGCGGCGAGGCCCGCGAGCCCGCTGATGACGACGGTGTGCTGACCGGCGGTGCCCCCGGCGACACCGGTCATCAGGGCGAGGTTGGAGACCAGGCCGTCCATGGCGCCGAAGACGGCGGGGCGCAGCCAGCCGCCGTTCACATCGCGGTGCGTGTGGTTGTCGCGGTGCGCCTCGTGCAGCGGCGCCTCGGTCTCGATGATGGCCATACCGGTCCCCCAGACAGCTTCTTTGGACTGCTTCTACTTTTTGACAACACCAAGACTACGCCTCCCCCTTCCCGCCCGCCAGCAAGGAAAGGCTGGGCTAACCTGCGGTTTTACCCTTCCGTGCTCATCCGTGCGCCTGTCCGCGCACATGTCGACCGGGTGATGCCGGGGCCCCTGAGGCTGCGCGGCGGGCCGCGCCGGGGGACAGTGCCCCAAAGGGCTCCCGCGCCGCCCCCGGCGCCCCTTGAGAGGAGAGGCCCGCATGGCATCGACCGCCTGCAGTCCCTCGGTCCCGGCGCCCGCGAACGCCGCCCGCCTGCGCGAACGCGCGCGCGGCGCGCTGCTCGGCCTCGCGGTCGGGGACGCGCTGGGCGCCCCCGCCGAGAACCTCAAGCCCTCACAGATCCGCGCCCGCTGGGGCCGCATCACCGGCTACGTCACCCACCCCCCGGCCGGCACCGACGACACCGAGTACGCGATCTTCTCCGGCCTGCTGCTCGCCCGGCACGGCCACGCGCTC
Above is a genomic segment from Streptomyces glaucescens containing:
- a CDS encoding S1 family peptidase, whose protein sequence is MALAKKAAAAGAVALAVASLQPVSAAHAADARVIGGKPAAQNEFPFMVHLSMGCGGALYKKDIVLTAAHCMDGSGNNTRITVTAGVADLNSSGAIKVKSTKVKVAPGYDGVGKDWALIKLAKPIDRPTLKIATTAKYNRGTFTIAGWGDVREGAGTGTTKLQKANVPFVSDRACKWHYGNRLVPKQELCAGYASGGIDTCQGDSGGPMFRKDDAGKWIQVGIVSWGDGCARSGVPGVYTEVSTFAKDIAKAASAL
- a CDS encoding VWA domain-containing protein produces the protein MAAISLDTVRETAPALVNLYKSAGVSLAQHGLDGQRAAVYLVVDHSGSMRPYYRDGSVQALADRVLGLSAHLDDDGRVPVVFFSTGIDAVTDIALAGHRGRIERIAAGLGHMGRTAYHLAMDAVIDHYLDSGATDPALVVFQTDGGPADKPAAERYLCKASRLPLFWQFIGFGDPDSRQFDFLRRLDELPVPGRRVVDNAGFFPAGEDPSKVSDAELYDRLVGEFPAWLAAARAAGVLPVTAAARTAPR
- a CDS encoding chitosanase, giving the protein MKRTGCLLLAAVPVLVTAAAALLFPAGSSEVPGERAAASQQAREDAKAKAERAAAAERAADDKVIAGLPPGLAAPGERELAHRILATSTASTLDWRASYGSIEDHGDGRGYTAGIAGFCTGTHDLLALVERYTEDHPDNGLARYLPALRAVDGTDSHEGLDPGFTEAWKAEAEVPAFQRAQEEERDRVYFDPAVRLAKLDGLGTLGQFVYYDAMVFHGPDTGPEGFYGMRELALDEAATPATGGDETAYLDAFLDIRRDAMLARKATADTSRIDTAQRRWLNAGNLELNTPLEWSMYGETYKVP
- a CDS encoding glutamate synthase subunit beta codes for the protein MADPKGFLNHGREVARSRPVEERVRDWNEVYVPGSLLPIISKQASRCMDCGIPFCHNGCPLGNLIPEWNDYAYREDWSAAQERLHATNNFPEFTGRLCPAPCESACVLGINQPPVTIKNVEVSIIDKAWETGDVAPQIPERLSGKTVAVVGSGPAGLAAAQQLTRAGHTVAVYERADRIGGLLRYGIPEFKMEKRHINRRIEQMRAEGTRFRTGVEIGRDLKATDLKKRYDAVVLAVGATTARDLPVPGRELKGIHQAMEYLPLANKVQEGDFVAPPITAEGKHVVVIGGGDTGADCVGTAHRQGAASVTQLEIMPKPGEDRAPHQPWPTFPMLYKVTSAHEEGGERVYSVSTTHFEGDEDGNVQWLHLVEVEFVDGKLTQKPGTERKIPAQLVTLAMGFTGTDRENGLVEQFGLELDERGNIARDADFQTNVPGVFVAGDAGRGQSLIVWAIAEGRSAARGVDRFLTGASELPAPIRPTDRALTV
- the gltB gene encoding glutamate synthase large subunit, whose product is MRTPRQPSQHSANGQNWSFMDARPAAQGMYDPRNEHDACGVGFVATLTGEASHTLVEQALTVLRNLEHRGATGSEPDSGDGAGILSQVPDAFFREVAGFPLPEAGAYAVGIAFLPEDGTADAVSRIEAIAGEEGLTVLGWREVPVAPDLLGATARSTMPVFRQLFVTDGRSTGIVLDRKAFVLRKRAEREAGVYFPSLSARTIVYKGMLTTGQLEPFFPDLSDRRFGSAIALVHSRFSTNTFPSWPLAHPYRFVAHNGEINTVKGNRNWMRARESQLVSDLFGERELDRIFPVCTPDASDSASFDEVLELLHLGGRSLPHSVLMMIPEAWENHDSMDPARRAFYQYHSTMMEPWDGPACVTFTDGTQVGAVLDRNGLRPGRYWVTDDGLVVLGSEVGVLDIDPAKVVRKGRLQPGRMFLVDTAEHRIIEDDEIKAQLAAEAPYAEWLEAGEIELGDLPEREHIVHTHASVTRRQQTFGYTEEELRVILAPMAKSGAEPIGSMGTDSPIAALSERPRLLFDYFTQLFAQVTNPPLDAIREELVTSLRSSLGPQGNLLEPTAASCRSVVLPFPVIDNDELAKLIHINADGDMPGMKAATLSGLYRVSGGGDALAARIEEICAEADAAIENGARLIVLSDRHSDAEHAPIPSLLLTAAVHHHLIRTKQRTQVGLLVEAGDVREVHHVALLIGYGAAAVNPYLAMESVEDLVRAGTFLPGIEPEQAIRNLIHALGKGVLKVMSKMGISTVASYRGAQVFEAVGLDQAFVEKYFNGTATKIGGVGIDVIAKEVAARHAKAYPASGIAPAHRALEIGGEYQWRREGEPHLFDPETVFRLQHSTRSGRYDIFKKYTERVNEQSERLMTLRGLFGFKSDRKPIPVEEVEPVSEIVKRFSTGAMSYGSISKEAHETLAIAMNQLGGKSNTGEGGEDPERLYDPARRSSIKQVASGRFGVTSEYLVNADDIQIKMAQGAKPGEGGQLPGHKVYPWVARTRHSTPGVGLISPPPHHDIYSIEDLAQLIHDLKNANPRARIHVKLVSEVGVGTVAAGVSKAHADVVLISGHDGGTGASPLTSLKHAGGPWELGLAETQQTLLLNGLRDRIVVQTDGQLKTGRDVVIAALLGAEEFGFATAPLVVSGCVMMRVCHLDTCPVGIATQNPVLRDRFSGKAEYVVNFFRFIAEEVRELLAELGFRSIEEAVGHAEVLDVERAVDHWKAQGLDLEPLFHVPELPEGAVRHALVAQDHGLEKALDNELIKLAADALAASDAGAAQPVRAQVAIRNINRTVGTMLGHEVTKRFGGAGLPDDTIDITFTGSAGQSFGAFVPRGVTLRLEGDANDYVGKGLSGGRIVVRPDRGADHLAEYSVIAGNTIGYGATGGEMFLRGKVGERFCVRNSGALVVSEGVGDHGCEYMTGGHAVVLGETGRNFAAGMSGGVAYVIDLDRDNVNAGNLDSVEALDESDRQWLHDVVRRHHEETGSTVAEKLLADWDSAAERFSKIIPRTYKAVLAAKDAAERAGLPESEITEKMMEAAING
- a CDS encoding VIT1/CCC1 transporter family protein gives rise to the protein MAIIETEAPLHEAHRDNHTHRDVNGGWLRPAVFGAMDGLVSNLALMTGVAGGTAGQHTVVISGLAGLAAGAFSMAAGEYTSVASQRELVEAELDVERRELRRHPKDEEAELAALYVSRDVDPGLAREVARQLSEDPEQALEIHAREELGIDPGDLPSPLVAAVSSFGSFALGALLPVLPYLLGASALWPAVLLALLGLFLCGAVVAKVTARSWWFSGLRQLALGGAAAGVTYALGMAFGVAVG